Sequence from the Gemmatimonadaceae bacterium genome:
GCCGTCATTGCGCGTCACATGCAGGAGTCGCCGCGCCCGCTTCGCATCCTGCGACCGGAGCTCGCCCCCGAGGTGCAACGCGCGATCGAGTGGGCGTTGGCCAAGGCACCGGCCGACCGCCCGCGTAGCGCCGCGATCTTTGCCGCGGCGCTGGCTCCGCCATGGGTGATGGGTCGCGGCACGCCGGCCGGGAGCGTGGCGGCGCGCAACGTTCACGGCGCGGGAGCAGGTGCAAGGACCCCGGGAAGCGTCAGGACCAGGCGCCTGCCTCGCCGCTGGCTCCTGGCCGCGCTCGCCGGCGCGGTCGCCGTGGGCATCGCCTCGCGCTTCCTCCCTCTCGGCGATGCCGGCCAACCCCGTGCCGAGGAGCGAGCCGTCCCGACGCGCATCGCCGTGACCGAGTTCGAGGACCATAGCGAAGGCGGCGCGCTGCAGCACATCGCCAGCGGACTCACGGTGAGCCTGGTCCACGAACTGGCCGCGGTGCCCGCGCTGCAGGTCGTCTCGCGAAACCAGCTTCGCACACTTAGGGAGCGTGGCAGCTCGCTCGACTCCATCGTCTCGCAGTTGCACATCGGCAGCCTGGTGGAAGGGAGCGTGCAGCAGTCCAACGGCCGGTTGCGTGTCTTCGTGCAGCTGGTCGATCCGTCCACGCACTCACCGCTGGAGAGCGCCACCATCGAGCGTCAGATTGGCGAGGTGTTTCGGCTGGAGGACGACGTCACGCACCAGGTGGCGTCGCTGTTGCGCCGGCGAATCGGCGCCGAGGTCCGCGTGCGCGGGTCGATCACCTCGACGCGGAACGCGCGCGCGCGGGACCTCTCGTTTCGCGCCAACAGCGAGCGCGAACATGCTCTGCGCGTGACGGCGAGCCCCGAAGCGTCGGACCTGGCCGAAGGGGTGACGCGCCTCGAGCGCGCCGACTCGTTGCTGGAGGAGGCGCAACGCGCCGACCCGCAATGGCAGGAGCTCGCGCTCGACAGGGGGCGTATCGCCCTCGACCTGGCGTTGCGCCAGGCCGGCGAGCCACAGCGACAGTCCTTCGAACGCGCCGTCTCGTTCGCCGAGCGCGCGCTGGCGACGGCGCCGCACACCCCCGCCGCGCTCGAACTGCGAGGCACCACGCGGTATTGGGAAGCCGCGCGACTCCCGCTTGCCGACTCGCTCTTTCGCGATCGCATTGGCCGCGCCGAGGCTGACTTGAGCGAGGCCATCGCGCTCGACTCGTCGCGCGCCGCGGCGCTCGGAACATTGAGCCTGGTGCAGGTGGCCAGCGGGGCGATCCCGGCTGCAGCGCGCACGGCGCGTCTCGCGCTCGCCGCCGATTCGTTTCTCGACGATGCGGCGACGATTCACCAGGCGCTCATCGACGCGTACCTGGTGGGCGGCGACTATGACGCTGTCGCGCTGTGGTGCGCGCGCGCGCACGCCGACTTTCCCGCGCGTGCCGCGTTCGTGCAGTGTGATCTGACCCGCCTCGCCGAGGACCCGTCGATCGCTCCCGATCGCGCACGTGCGCGCCGGCTGGCCGCCATCTGTGACTCGCTCGAGCCGGCTGAGCGTGCGCGGAAGCAGGGTCGTGACTATGTCCCGCTCTATCGCCAACTCATGGTGGCGGCTGTGCTCGCCCGCGCAGGCGACCGGGACGCCGCGCGACGGATTGCGCTGGAGCTTCGCCGCCAGGCCGCGCCGAGTGCGGAGCTCACGGCGGACCTGGCGTACGATGAAGCGTACCTGCGCCTGCTGCTGGGTGAACGCGCGGAATCGTTGCGGCTGCTGGCGCAGTACCTGCGCACACGCCAATCGATGCGCGTCCTGGTCGCACGGCACGCGCGCTGGCGTGCGCTGCGCGGCGACCCGGCGTTCGAGGCGCTCGTTAGGCCGCCGGCTTAGCTGAAGCTCACGAACGGCTCGTCGCGCCCGGCCTCGGTACAGACGCACCCGACGCGAAATCCTCCGGTTGAAGACGGCGGAATGTGCACGGCCGCTTTCACCCTGGCATCGTTGAAGAGGCGGTTTTCGAGCGCCTGCACCTGCGCGGCGGACATGAACCGCATGTAGTACGGGAGCAGGAACTTCTGGATCGCCGACTGGGTGACGAAGAGCGCGTCCACGCGCTCGGTGAGTCCGGCCGCGGGGTCCAGTGTCCTCCCGTCCACGAACACACGCACCAAGGCGCTGCCGTCGATGCCTGGCCCGCGCAGGCCAGTCTCGAGTTCGACCAGGACTTTGTCACTGGCCGTGCGCTTCGCCTCCGAGATGACATCGATGTCGCCGTTCGCCCGCTCCACCATCACCGCCGAGCTGCCGCGAATTCCATCCGCCGCCTCGGCCAGCCACCGGAGCTGGTTCGCGCTGATCCTTGCCATCGTCCCCTCCACACTCTGGGTAGTGACGCCGCACCCACACGCCGGCGCCGGTCTCGTACAGGGACCCCTAAAGTAGGAGAACGAGGTCGGCACGGAAGATCCAGTCAGGTGGGACGTGGCAAACTCAGCCGCAGCGAGGGTGCGCCGCGCGGCCACACAGAGCGACGGCGCATCGCGGCCGCGCCTCGCGCCGACACTCAGCCCTGCGCCCCCCGGTCCACCTCGTCGATGCGCCGTTGCGCCTCGCCCCAGTCGACGACCGGCGCCACCTCGGCGTCCGTGAGCTGCAACGAGGCCAGCGCGCGCTCCACCACCGGCGCGCCTAACGCGGGACCGAGCGCCACCCCGAACGCCAGCTCCGCCTTGCGGCACAACCGCTCCTCACGCGCACGGTCGCGCCCGGCGCGCCGCACCCCCATGCAGTCCACGCGCGCATGCATCCCCTCATGCACGATCGACGCCGCCACCGGCGCCGCCGTGATGTCGCGCCGGTCGAGGAAGGTGAGCTCCGTCATGCAGACGCGATCGTCGGGGAAGTAGGCACCCCGGCAGGCGTAGCGCACCACCCAGAAATGGCGCAGATCGCGTTGCAGATGACGGA
This genomic interval carries:
- a CDS encoding protein kinase; amino-acid sequence: MSHELEREIQEAVGNAYRIRQRLARGGMSHVFLADDTAHARQVVIKVLDPELATSVNQERFRREIQVAVVLRHPHIVPVAAVGEARAHLFYIMPFVEGESLRSLLARERQLPIDQALGIARDVASALEYASGHNIVHRDIKPDNILIDRDGHALVTDFGIARAIERSADLASVTSTGLTLGTPTYMSPEQAAAESHVDGRSDIYSLACVTYEMLAGEPPFTGATAQAVIARHMQESPRPLRILRPELAPEVQRAIEWALAKAPADRPRSAAIFAAALAPPWVMGRGTPAGSVAARNVHGAGAGARTPGSVRTRRLPRRWLLAALAGAVAVGIASRFLPLGDAGQPRAEERAVPTRIAVTEFEDHSEGGALQHIASGLTVSLVHELAAVPALQVVSRNQLRTLRERGSSLDSIVSQLHIGSLVEGSVQQSNGRLRVFVQLVDPSTHSPLESATIERQIGEVFRLEDDVTHQVASLLRRRIGAEVRVRGSITSTRNARARDLSFRANSEREHALRVTASPEASDLAEGVTRLERADSLLEEAQRADPQWQELALDRGRIALDLALRQAGEPQRQSFERAVSFAERALATAPHTPAALELRGTTRYWEAARLPLADSLFRDRIGRAEADLSEAIALDSSRAAALGTLSLVQVASGAIPAAARTARLALAADSFLDDAATIHQALIDAYLVGGDYDAVALWCARAHADFPARAAFVQCDLTRLAEDPSIAPDRARARRLAAICDSLEPAERARKQGRDYVPLYRQLMVAAVLARAGDRDAARRIALELRRQAAPSAELTADLAYDEAYLRLLLGERAESLRLLAQYLRTRQSMRVLVARHARWRALRGDPAFEALVRPPA